From the genome of Blautia pseudococcoides, one region includes:
- a CDS encoding InlB B-repeat-containing protein, which yields MKRKVKRMLAMFLTFIMVFSMGTVFVSAAEEGAGKSTETAVKPELSKKTADSVILKTKDGYVYGIQEDGSTWKWADDKQYDKTAKTVSFTGLKADTEYVFAQKTKDAETVQDTDILKIKTDVAAVQAETPKQEGVNTESPKAEEPPKADKPQDEGMNAEQQKPQETDQTEAGAEGNKADVPEEPQKPDDSKKQEENTEVSTPSGTEDTTDKTEGTQGVDKNTAGDAVTDDNNSQKTDEAKKDEPKGEDTKSDESKTDESKTNAGKNNDSENQMNDKNTPQKAQTPKPPLYDKVTDTSVVLKPDGDAGSYTYSYKMVLKDNNAKAAELTSDTGEFSGLTPDTDYLAYIMVKGNDKAQPSYTDSDWSQPTEIHTLKAAAEKPKAAPKLAEKTDTMIKLDTSTAGLDYGVYLDNGKISWNSEGEFKGLTAGKEYRFVTRVNFDEKEQMEGPISDVLKVTTKKAAAAAPEAPVCIGRTENSITLRAVNGQEYAMLENGNPGKWQDSEVFSGLKANTRYSFVTRVKYNPDEAMESKVSGSSSAKTIIAFEGSGVTGIEVNGVYDKNAVVNIAANGKGTDNQKPEVQDTRWVPESWKWGSSAKGTWKKAPYTAKLTLNKAGKMELEVVFSLQEYSEKGWTAMTAEKKTITVPFSVKEQYTITASAGSNGKISPSGSVKVMEGNDAVFTFTPNKGYQISQVTVDGKAVSVKNNKYTFENVNANHKISVTFKTLTKTVPKTGDTMNMAGYLMLAVLSAGAVLAVVISAKRKKMNQR from the coding sequence ATGAAGCGCAAAGTGAAAAGAATGCTGGCTATGTTTCTTACTTTTATAATGGTATTTTCCATGGGAACGGTATTTGTTTCCGCTGCCGAGGAGGGGGCGGGCAAGAGCACAGAGACAGCAGTAAAACCGGAACTGTCCAAGAAAACAGCGGACAGTGTGATCCTGAAGACAAAAGACGGATATGTGTATGGCATTCAGGAAGATGGAAGCACATGGAAATGGGCGGATGATAAACAATATGATAAGACGGCAAAGACAGTATCATTTACAGGACTGAAAGCAGACACGGAGTATGTATTTGCCCAGAAGACGAAAGATGCGGAAACGGTACAGGATACCGATATACTGAAGATAAAAACAGATGTTGCAGCAGTGCAGGCGGAGACTCCAAAACAGGAAGGAGTAAATACAGAAAGTCCCAAAGCTGAGGAGCCCCCAAAGGCAGATAAACCTCAGGATGAAGGCATGAACGCAGAGCAGCAAAAACCTCAGGAGACAGATCAGACAGAGGCTGGGGCAGAAGGTAATAAGGCAGATGTGCCGGAAGAACCCCAGAAGCCGGATGACAGCAAGAAACAGGAAGAGAACACAGAGGTAAGTACCCCGTCAGGTACGGAAGATACCACGGATAAGACCGAAGGTACACAGGGTGTCGATAAGAACACGGCAGGAGACGCGGTAACGGACGATAATAACAGCCAAAAGACAGATGAGGCTAAGAAAGATGAACCGAAGGGTGAAGATACTAAGAGCGATGAATCCAAAACCGATGAATCTAAAACCAATGCAGGGAAGAACAACGATTCAGAAAATCAGATGAATGACAAAAACACCCCGCAGAAGGCCCAGACACCAAAGCCGCCTCTGTATGACAAAGTGACTGACACAAGTGTTGTACTGAAGCCCGATGGCGATGCTGGTTCGTATACTTACAGTTATAAGATGGTGTTAAAGGATAATAATGCGAAGGCAGCAGAATTGACCAGTGATACCGGAGAATTTTCAGGTCTGACACCGGATACGGATTACCTGGCTTATATCATGGTAAAAGGAAATGATAAAGCACAACCTTCATATACGGACAGTGACTGGAGCCAGCCGACAGAGATTCACACCTTAAAAGCAGCGGCAGAGAAACCGAAAGCAGCGCCTAAGCTGGCAGAGAAGACAGACACCATGATCAAGCTTGATACATCAACAGCAGGTCTGGATTACGGTGTATATCTGGATAACGGTAAGATCAGCTGGAACAGCGAAGGTGAATTCAAGGGATTGACAGCAGGCAAGGAATACAGATTTGTCACACGTGTCAATTTTGATGAGAAGGAGCAGATGGAAGGCCCTATCAGTGACGTTTTGAAAGTTACAACCAAAAAGGCAGCGGCAGCAGCTCCTGAAGCCCCGGTATGCATTGGAAGGACAGAGAACAGCATTACACTCAGGGCTGTAAACGGACAGGAATATGCAATGCTTGAGAACGGAAATCCGGGTAAATGGCAGGACAGTGAAGTTTTCAGCGGATTGAAGGCAAATACAAGATACTCTTTTGTTACGAGAGTTAAGTATAACCCCGACGAGGCAATGGAAAGTAAAGTAAGCGGCAGCTCTTCCGCAAAAACCATAATCGCGTTTGAAGGATCCGGTGTGACAGGTATTGAGGTAAATGGTGTCTATGATAAGAATGCTGTTGTAAACATTGCAGCCAATGGAAAAGGTACAGATAATCAGAAACCGGAAGTACAGGATACCAGATGGGTTCCCGAGAGCTGGAAATGGGGAAGCTCCGCAAAAGGCACCTGGAAGAAAGCCCCGTACACTGCAAAACTTACACTGAATAAGGCAGGCAAGATGGAACTTGAAGTTGTTTTCAGCCTGCAGGAGTATTCAGAAAAAGGCTGGACAGCTATGACCGCTGAGAAAAAGACGATCACGGTACCGTTCAGTGTAAAGGAACAATATACGATTACAGCTTCCGCAGGTTCCAATGGTAAGATTTCTCCTTCCGGCAGCGTAAAGGTAATGGAAGGAAATGATGCAGTATTTACATTTACTCCAAACAAGGGATATCAGATCTCCCAGGTGACAGTGGACGGCAAGGCCGTTTCAGTGAAAAACAACAAGTACACATTTGAAAATGTAAATGCCAACCACAAGATCTCTGTTACATTTAAGACTCTCACTAAGACAGTTCCGAAGACAGGAGATACTATGAATATGGCAGGTTATCTGATGCTGGCAGTTCTCTCCGCTGGTGCTGTGCTGGCAGTTGTGATTTCTGCAAAGAGAAAGAAAATGAACCAGAGATAA
- a CDS encoding ammonium transporter, translated as MSDFSSVNTIWVLLGAAMVFFMQAGFAMVETGFTRAKNAGNIIMKNLMDFCIGTPAFWLVGFGVMFGAGNGFFGSVAGIASESNYGAGMLPDGVPFWAFLIFQTVFCATSATIVSGAMAERTKYSSYCIYSLLISLVVYPISGHWIWGGGWLAEMGFHDFAGSCAVHMVGGVAALVGAKILGPRMGKYSKCGKSRAIPGHNLTVGALGVFILWFAWFGFNGCSTVSMEGNAIVSAAKIFVTTNLAAAVATITVMCITWILYKKPDVSMSLNGALAGLVAITAGCDTVSTVSAAIIGILAGFVVVFGIEFIDKTCKIDDPVGAVGVHGMCGALGTLCVGLFSDGAGTEAKGLFTGGGFQQLGVQFIGFIATAAWVVVTMIIIFQAIKHTVGLRVSPDEEIAGLDVREHGLASSYADFVTQDSMSTVPHVMGTAKNYTPAAEGASATQAPAEACRNILKEGTTVHKLTKVVIITRRSKLEDFMHAMNEIGVTGITITNVLGCGIQKGSTTYYRGVEMDMNLLPKVKIEIVVSLVPVQKVIDTAKAILHTGQIGDGKVFVYDIENVVKIRTGEEGFLALQDTSSEE; from the coding sequence ATGAGTGATTTTTCATCTGTTAACACAATCTGGGTGCTTTTAGGCGCCGCAATGGTCTTCTTTATGCAGGCAGGTTTTGCCATGGTGGAGACTGGTTTTACCCGGGCAAAAAATGCCGGCAATATTATTATGAAAAACCTGATGGATTTCTGTATCGGAACACCTGCCTTCTGGCTGGTTGGTTTTGGAGTCATGTTTGGTGCAGGCAACGGCTTCTTTGGTTCCGTGGCTGGTATTGCCTCCGAATCCAATTATGGTGCGGGGATGCTTCCCGACGGTGTCCCGTTCTGGGCTTTTCTGATTTTCCAGACCGTTTTCTGCGCAACTTCTGCAACCATAGTCTCAGGTGCTATGGCAGAAAGAACAAAGTATTCCTCTTACTGTATTTACAGCCTTCTCATCAGCCTTGTGGTATATCCCATATCGGGCCATTGGATCTGGGGCGGCGGCTGGTTAGCTGAAATGGGATTCCATGATTTCGCAGGTTCTTGTGCTGTCCATATGGTAGGCGGCGTCGCTGCCCTTGTAGGTGCCAAGATCCTTGGCCCCCGTATGGGAAAATATTCCAAATGCGGTAAATCAAGAGCTATTCCCGGACACAACCTGACAGTAGGTGCCTTAGGTGTATTTATCCTCTGGTTTGCCTGGTTTGGATTCAACGGCTGTTCCACGGTTTCCATGGAAGGGAATGCCATTGTATCTGCAGCTAAAATATTTGTCACAACCAATCTGGCTGCCGCGGTGGCCACAATCACTGTTATGTGTATCACTTGGATACTGTATAAAAAACCGGATGTTTCCATGTCCCTGAATGGCGCCCTTGCAGGACTTGTAGCCATCACAGCCGGATGTGATACCGTTTCTACAGTATCTGCTGCCATCATAGGTATCCTGGCAGGGTTTGTAGTGGTATTTGGAATTGAGTTTATTGACAAGACCTGCAAGATTGATGACCCAGTAGGTGCAGTGGGAGTACACGGCATGTGCGGCGCACTGGGAACCCTCTGCGTAGGCCTTTTCTCAGACGGTGCAGGTACAGAGGCCAAAGGTCTTTTTACCGGCGGCGGCTTCCAGCAGTTAGGTGTTCAATTTATCGGTTTTATTGCAACCGCCGCCTGGGTCGTGGTAACTATGATCATCATATTCCAGGCGATCAAACATACCGTTGGCCTCCGGGTTTCCCCTGACGAGGAAATAGCCGGACTGGATGTAAGAGAACACGGCCTTGCAAGCAGCTACGCCGATTTTGTCACACAGGATTCCATGAGTACGGTTCCCCATGTAATGGGAACCGCAAAGAACTATACTCCTGCTGCAGAAGGCGCATCCGCCACGCAGGCTCCGGCTGAGGCCTGCAGGAATATACTAAAAGAAGGCACCACGGTCCACAAGCTAACCAAAGTTGTGATTATCACACGGCGCAGCAAGCTGGAAGATTTTATGCACGCCATGAATGAAATCGGCGTTACGGGAATCACCATCACAAATGTACTCGGCTGCGGAATCCAGAAAGGTTCAACCACTTATTACCGAGGTGTTGAAATGGATATGAACCTGCTTCCCAAAGTCAAGATTGAAATTGTGGTCAGCCTTGTTCCCGTACAGAAGGTTATTGACACAGCAAAAGCAATACTTCATACCGGACAGATCGGTGACGGCAAAGTATTTGTATACGACATAGAAAATGTAGTAAAAATCCGTACCGGAGAAGAAGGTTTCCTTGCCCTGCAGGATACTTCCTCCGAAGAATAA
- the purF gene encoding amidophosphoribosyltransferase, translating into MESQSAMKIKEACGVYGIFHPNGEDAASSIYYGLCSLQHRGQESCGIAVCDTKGPKGNMNAYKGMGLVGEVFKAEILEGLHGNLGIGHVRYSTTGATTLSNAQPLVLNYIKGTLALAHNGNLVNTQDLRCELEQTGAIFHTTTDSEVIAYCIARERVNTHNVEEAILHTAKKIRGAYGLVIASPRKLIGVRDPLGLKPLCLGKRGSSYIIASESCALSATGAEFIRDIRPGEIITITADGITSNCQLCHKTHAHCIFEYIYFARLDSTLDGVNIYDARIRAGAALAASYPADADLVTGVPDSGIPAAKGYSEASGIPFALAFYKNSYVGRTFIKPTQKERESSVRLKLNVLESVVRGKRIILVDDSIVRGTTMANLIRMLKNAGAKSVHVRVSSPPFLYPCYFGTDIPSNKQLIASSHTADEICAMIGADSLGYMRLEDLPSMADHLPLCKACFDSQYPMDLTGCTEDNKQ; encoded by the coding sequence ATGGAATCACAGTCTGCTATGAAAATAAAAGAGGCCTGCGGGGTATACGGCATCTTTCATCCCAACGGGGAAGATGCTGCGTCATCCATCTACTATGGACTCTGTTCTTTACAGCACCGGGGTCAGGAATCCTGCGGTATTGCCGTGTGCGATACCAAAGGCCCCAAAGGCAATATGAACGCATACAAAGGAATGGGGCTGGTCGGTGAGGTCTTCAAGGCTGAAATACTTGAGGGGCTTCACGGAAATCTAGGCATCGGCCACGTTCGTTATTCCACTACAGGGGCTACCACCCTTTCAAACGCGCAGCCTCTGGTTCTGAATTATATAAAGGGAACACTTGCTCTGGCCCATAACGGGAACCTGGTGAACACTCAAGACCTTAGGTGTGAGCTGGAACAGACCGGAGCAATATTCCATACAACCACGGATTCGGAAGTGATCGCTTACTGCATCGCCAGGGAGAGAGTAAACACACACAATGTAGAAGAAGCCATTCTGCATACGGCAAAAAAGATACGCGGAGCCTATGGTCTGGTCATTGCCAGCCCGCGCAAACTGATCGGCGTCCGGGACCCTCTTGGCCTGAAACCTCTCTGCCTTGGAAAACGTGGCTCATCTTATATTATTGCTTCCGAGAGCTGCGCCCTCTCAGCAACCGGCGCAGAATTCATCCGTGATATCCGCCCTGGTGAAATCATCACCATAACAGCGGATGGCATCACCTCCAACTGCCAGCTATGCCACAAGACACATGCTCACTGCATTTTTGAGTACATCTATTTCGCGCGGCTGGACAGTACCCTGGACGGCGTCAACATCTACGATGCCCGCATCCGCGCAGGTGCCGCCCTTGCGGCATCCTATCCTGCGGATGCAGATCTTGTGACCGGTGTTCCCGACTCTGGGATCCCGGCAGCAAAAGGCTATTCGGAAGCGTCAGGGATTCCATTTGCGTTAGCCTTTTATAAAAACAGCTATGTGGGAAGAACTTTTATCAAACCGACACAAAAGGAACGTGAATCAAGCGTAAGGCTTAAACTAAACGTTTTAGAATCTGTTGTCCGCGGAAAACGAATCATACTTGTTGACGACTCCATCGTCCGCGGTACAACCATGGCGAACCTCATCCGTATGCTGAAAAATGCCGGAGCTAAAAGCGTTCATGTCCGTGTCAGTTCTCCACCGTTTCTGTATCCTTGTTACTTTGGAACGGATATTCCATCCAACAAACAGTTAATTGCTTCTTCCCACACGGCTGACGAGATCTGTGCCATGATTGGCGCTGACTCCCTGGGCTATATGAGACTGGAGGATCTGCCGTCCATGGCAGATCACCTTCCTCTCTGCAAAGCCTGTTTTGACAGCCAATATCCCATGGATCTCACAGGCTGCACAGAGGATAACAAACAATAG
- a CDS encoding glutamine synthetase III family protein, with product MSKDIPTLYGSLVFSDKVMRNKLPKDVYKALHKTIQNGTHLELDVANSVAVAMKEWAVENGATHFTHWFQPMTGYTAEKHDSFISPNGSGEIIMEFSGKELVKGEPDASSFPSGGLRATFEARGYTNWDPTSPAFIKDNTLYIPTAFCSFSGEALDKKTPLLRSMETLNKEAVKMLHLLGSKEVSSVSTTVGPEQEYFLVPKELYEKRRDLIFTGRTLFGAPAPKGQEMEDHYFGALKPRIAAYMHDLDEELWKLGIPAKTKHNEVAPAQHELAPIFDSTNVAVDHNQLTMEIMKKTAEKHGLVCLLHEKPFDGINGSGKHNNWSMCTNTGTNLLEPGKTPAENTQFLVFLMAVIKAVDDYADLMRVSAASAGNDHRLGGNEAPPAIVSIFIGDELESVLKSIEEDAYFGKAHPVQLETGAHVLPHFTKDTTDRNRTSPFAFTGNKFEFRMLGSAASVANPNMVLNTAVAEALAQFYNELKDTAPEEMEHAVHELIKRAIKKHKKVIFNGNGYTEEWVKEAAARGLYNLASTPEALPRFIAEKNLDLFIKHDVFTKEEIYSRYEILLETYSKTVAIESKTLQEMLIKDFLPAVNSYAASAAKQAADKKALIPGLSTDSEEALVCRLTEISNTITAGTAALKSATSEAESVTDMQKQAELFLTKVLPLMEELKTAANEAETKIPDELLPYPTYDQLLFYI from the coding sequence ATGTCTAAAGATATTCCTACACTATATGGTAGCCTGGTCTTCAGTGACAAAGTGATGCGCAACAAACTCCCGAAGGACGTATATAAAGCCCTTCACAAGACAATCCAAAACGGAACCCACCTGGAACTGGATGTTGCCAATTCCGTAGCTGTAGCCATGAAAGAATGGGCCGTAGAGAACGGAGCCACACATTTCACCCATTGGTTCCAGCCCATGACCGGCTACACCGCAGAGAAACACGACAGCTTCATCTCACCCAACGGCAGCGGTGAGATCATCATGGAATTCTCCGGCAAAGAACTGGTAAAAGGAGAACCTGATGCATCCAGCTTTCCATCCGGCGGTCTGCGTGCCACCTTTGAAGCGAGAGGTTATACGAACTGGGATCCTACATCACCGGCATTTATCAAGGACAATACCCTTTACATACCAACAGCCTTCTGCTCCTTCAGCGGAGAAGCATTGGATAAAAAAACACCGCTCCTTCGTTCTATGGAAACACTGAATAAAGAAGCAGTTAAAATGCTTCATCTTCTGGGCAGCAAAGAGGTTTCAAGCGTGTCCACCACCGTTGGCCCGGAACAGGAATACTTCCTTGTCCCAAAAGAGCTCTACGAAAAAAGACGCGACCTTATCTTCACAGGCAGAACCCTGTTCGGAGCACCTGCCCCCAAAGGCCAGGAAATGGAAGACCACTACTTTGGTGCTCTGAAGCCCAGAATCGCAGCCTATATGCACGACCTGGATGAAGAACTCTGGAAACTGGGTATTCCGGCCAAGACAAAACACAACGAGGTGGCGCCTGCCCAGCACGAGCTGGCCCCCATCTTCGATTCCACCAATGTAGCGGTTGACCACAACCAGCTCACCATGGAAATCATGAAGAAGACAGCGGAAAAACACGGCCTTGTCTGCCTCCTCCACGAAAAACCCTTTGACGGTATTAATGGAAGCGGCAAGCACAACAACTGGTCCATGTGCACCAACACCGGCACCAACCTGCTGGAACCGGGCAAAACACCTGCTGAGAACACACAGTTCCTGGTATTCCTCATGGCGGTTATCAAAGCGGTGGATGACTACGCAGACCTAATGAGAGTATCCGCTGCCAGCGCCGGCAATGACCACCGTCTGGGCGGTAACGAGGCGCCCCCGGCAATTGTTTCCATCTTCATCGGCGACGAGCTGGAAAGCGTGCTGAAATCCATTGAGGAGGACGCCTACTTTGGAAAGGCACATCCGGTACAGCTGGAAACGGGCGCACACGTACTGCCTCACTTTACCAAGGACACAACCGACAGAAACCGTACTTCACCCTTTGCCTTTACCGGCAATAAGTTTGAATTCCGTATGCTGGGTTCCGCTGCATCTGTGGCTAACCCTAACATGGTGCTGAACACTGCTGTTGCGGAAGCATTAGCACAGTTCTATAATGAATTGAAAGACACTGCACCGGAGGAAATGGAACATGCGGTCCATGAATTGATCAAACGCGCTATCAAAAAACATAAAAAAGTCATCTTCAACGGCAACGGATACACAGAAGAATGGGTAAAAGAGGCGGCAGCAAGAGGCCTTTATAATCTGGCCTCCACACCCGAAGCCCTGCCCCGTTTTATTGCAGAGAAGAATCTGGATCTATTTATCAAACACGACGTGTTTACAAAGGAGGAAATCTACTCCCGCTATGAGATCCTTCTGGAAACCTACTCCAAAACAGTTGCCATAGAGTCCAAAACCTTGCAGGAAATGCTTATAAAGGATTTCCTCCCGGCAGTCAACAGCTACGCGGCTTCCGCTGCGAAACAGGCTGCTGACAAAAAAGCCCTGATCCCCGGACTTTCCACTGATTCCGAGGAGGCCCTGGTATGCCGTCTGACTGAAATATCAAATACTATCACCGCCGGTACAGCCGCACTGAAGAGTGCAACCTCCGAAGCGGAATCCGTTACAGATATGCAGAAACAGGCTGAATTATTCCTTACAAAAGTGCTTCCCCTCATGGAAGAACTGAAAACTGCAGCTAACGAAGCAGAGACAAAAATTCCTGATGAACTGCTTCCTTATCCAACCTATGACCAGTTATTGTTCTATATCTGA
- a CDS encoding CTP synthase, with amino-acid sequence MAVKYVFVTGGVVSGLGKGITAASLGRLLKARGYKVTMQKFDPYINVDPGTMNPIQHGEVFVTDDGTETDLDLGHYERFIDESLDRNSNVTTGKIYWSVLHKERHGDYGGGTVQVIPHITNEIKACFYRAKEPDEERIAIIEVGGTAGDIESQPFLEAIRQFQHDVGHENAVLIHVTLIPYLKASGELKTKPTQASVKELQGMGLQPDILVCRSEYPLSQELKDKIALFCNVPESHVLQNLDVEYLYEAPLAMEKENLAQVVCDCLRLPCPEPDLEDWKSMVADLRNPNTEVEIAVVGKYIQLHDAYLSVAEALKHGGIAAHASVKVRWVDSEFITESSCGELLGGLDGILVPGGFGTRGTEGKILAVKYARENQIPFLGICLGMQAAIIEFARNVLDYHDANSMELDPHTLHPVIALMPEQNGVEDLGGTLRLGSYPCRLKKGSKSYALYGKEEITERHRHRYEVNNDYRERLEEKGMTLAGVSPDGRIVEMIELTGHPFFMGTQGHPELKSRPNHAHPLFAGLVSAAVKYKKERGF; translated from the coding sequence ATGGCAGTAAAATATGTATTTGTTACAGGCGGCGTAGTGTCGGGACTGGGAAAAGGAATCACTGCGGCGTCCCTTGGACGTCTTCTGAAAGCCAGAGGGTACAAAGTAACTATGCAGAAGTTTGATCCTTATATTAACGTAGACCCCGGAACCATGAATCCGATTCAGCACGGAGAAGTGTTCGTGACCGATGATGGGACAGAAACGGATTTGGATTTGGGGCATTATGAGAGATTTATTGATGAGAGCCTGGACAGGAACTCTAATGTGACTACAGGTAAAATATACTGGTCTGTTCTGCACAAAGAGCGTCATGGAGATTATGGCGGCGGAACAGTGCAGGTGATCCCTCATATTACCAATGAGATAAAGGCATGTTTTTACCGGGCCAAGGAACCGGATGAGGAACGGATCGCCATTATCGAAGTGGGAGGGACTGCAGGCGATATTGAGAGCCAGCCGTTTCTGGAGGCGATCCGGCAGTTTCAGCATGATGTGGGGCATGAGAATGCCGTATTAATTCATGTGACTTTGATTCCATACCTGAAGGCTTCCGGTGAATTGAAGACAAAGCCTACCCAGGCAAGTGTGAAAGAACTTCAGGGTATGGGGCTGCAGCCGGATATTCTGGTATGCAGGTCGGAATACCCCTTGTCTCAGGAATTAAAGGATAAAATTGCACTGTTTTGCAATGTACCGGAGAGTCATGTACTTCAAAATCTGGATGTGGAATATCTATATGAAGCACCCTTGGCAATGGAAAAGGAAAATCTGGCTCAGGTGGTGTGTGATTGTCTCCGCCTGCCGTGCCCGGAACCGGACCTGGAGGATTGGAAATCCATGGTGGCGGATCTGCGGAATCCGAATACAGAGGTTGAGATCGCTGTCGTAGGTAAATATATACAGCTTCATGATGCCTATTTGAGTGTGGCGGAGGCATTAAAGCATGGCGGGATTGCCGCCCATGCCAGTGTGAAGGTGCGCTGGGTGGATTCTGAGTTTATCACAGAAAGCAGCTGCGGGGAACTGCTTGGCGGGCTGGACGGAATTCTGGTTCCAGGCGGTTTTGGAACCAGGGGGACGGAAGGGAAAATCCTGGCAGTGAAGTATGCCAGGGAAAACCAAATCCCTTTTTTGGGTATCTGCCTTGGAATGCAGGCAGCAATTATTGAGTTTGCCCGCAATGTGCTGGACTATCATGATGCCAACAGCATGGAACTGGATCCTCATACGCTGCATCCGGTCATTGCCCTGATGCCGGAGCAGAATGGAGTGGAAGATTTGGGCGGTACCTTGAGACTGGGTTCCTATCCGTGCAGGCTGAAAAAGGGAAGTAAATCCTATGCATTATACGGAAAAGAAGAGATTACAGAGCGCCACAGACACCGCTATGAGGTAAATAATGACTACAGAGAAAGGCTTGAGGAGAAAGGGATGACGCTGGCAGGTGTTTCACCTGACGGCAGAATTGTGGAGATGATTGAATTGACAGGCCATCCTTTTTTTATGGGAACACAGGGCCATCCGGAATTAAAATCCAGACCGAACCATGCACATCCTCTGTTCGCAGGTCTGGTAAGCGCGGCTGTTAAGTATAAGAAAGAGAGAGGTTTTTGA